The DNA segment CGAATCGCTGCTTCTTTTAAGAGCTCTAATATAAGCTGCATCACAAGGGCTTCTAAAATTGGTGGGAACGGTACGAACTCGATGGAGGTTCGGATGTTGTACATGATTCCCAGTGGCAGCACCTCTGAATGAAAGGTAACTATCGCGATATATAAAGCAGGTAACGTAATAGCAATAAAAAAAGAAAGCAAACGAATAATTCGAAAAAAGGACCCGACCATCCAATGCATGGAATAATCATCAACGGCTTGATAGAAAGAAAAAAACGTTGTAGGCAGAACGAGTACTTCCGGTGTCCCGTCCACAATCAATACGGCTTTGCCCTCAAGTAAATAAGAAGCTGCTCGATCTGATCTCTCCGTAGTTAAGGCTTGCGGAAAGGGAGATTGTTTGTTTTCTTGAATAGCCTCCAGTAGTTCTGTAGATATCTGCAAGTCCTCAAGGTAAACACCATCCAGTTTTTTCTCAATATTATGAATCACCTCTTGGTCGATAATTTCATCCATATAAAGTAAAGCGACGTCTGTTTCCGTCCATTTCCCAAACACATACTTTTTCATCTTCAGTGATGGAGCTTTAATTCTTCTCCTTAAAAGCATCACATTAGTCGATAAATTTTCCCCAAATCCTTCATGTGACCCACTGACCACCCGCTCTGAATCTGGCTCAGCTATGGCCCTTTTATCCTGAGAGGGAAGGGAAGCTAGCAGCGCCTTCGCTTCCCCTCCAACTAGAATGGCGCAAGAACCTTTCAGAAGCTTAGATACAATCGTATGAATAGTTTCCGTCTGCTTCACCTCGGAAACTTGGATCGCTTTCTCTAAATCTCTGATCTTACTGCCTTTTGTGGGACGAATCACATAATCCATCAAATTTTCATTAGAAATTAGTGAGTCTATGTACAACAAACGGCACGACTTCCCTCCGATCGTTAATGGTTGGATGACAAGGTCATCCGTATGATAGAGCGCGCGTTTGA comes from the Halobacillus shinanisalinarum genome and includes:
- a CDS encoding spore germination protein gives rise to the protein MSTLEEHESFLTEDTEQNIEWIKRALYHTDDLVIQPLTIGGKSCRLLYIDSLISNENLMDYVIRPTKGSKIRDLEKAIQVSEVKQTETIHTIVSKLLKGSCAILVGGEAKALLASLPSQDKRAIAEPDSERVVSGSHEGFGENLSTNVMLLRRRIKAPSLKMKKYVFGKWTETDVALLYMDEIIDQEVIHNIEKKLDGVYLEDLQISTELLEAIQENKQSPFPQALTTERSDRAASYLLEGKAVLIVDGTPEVLVLPTTFFSFYQAVDDYSMHWMVGSFFRIIRLLSFFIAITLPALYIAIVTFHSEVLPLGIMYNIRTSIEFVPFPPILEALVMQLILELLKEAAIRLPSPIAQTIGIVGGLVIGTTVVEAGLVSNTMIVIIGLTAIASFAAPFNQMSVISRLLGFISMFAALFFGLFGIALILMAILIHLCKLESFGEPYFSPMSPLRVRDMKDFIIRRQNQKGTSK